One window of Bacillus sp. THAF10 genomic DNA carries:
- a CDS encoding GNAT family N-acetyltransferase: MTILTAELIDLVEQSEIEVLEDRLTRVMAQNNNAMGVELRKFGKAVAFSVKNIPGPSFNTVKGLSGENLNDINAIVDFYTSKGIPTRFEVTPANASKKLFQTLSKNGFYQSGFHTSLYCNLPTAVPEVQTKIEIAELSAENFAIFGEMYTKGFGMPHSLSEYVTANNQILAESSHWTFYLASVAGEPAGVGVLFIKDGIATLAASATVPTLRNKGVQTALIQKRIQQAMEAGCHLVVGQAAFASVSQKNMERAGLRVAYTNGVWEKL, translated from the coding sequence GTGACTATTTTAACAGCAGAGCTCATCGATCTTGTGGAACAGTCAGAAATAGAGGTATTAGAAGACAGGTTGACAAGAGTAATGGCACAAAACAATAATGCGATGGGTGTGGAACTTAGGAAGTTTGGTAAAGCAGTGGCCTTTTCAGTCAAAAACATCCCCGGTCCTTCGTTCAACACGGTAAAGGGCTTATCAGGTGAAAACCTCAATGACATTAATGCAATAGTAGACTTCTATACGAGCAAAGGAATTCCGACCCGTTTCGAAGTAACCCCAGCCAATGCATCGAAAAAACTGTTTCAAACACTAAGCAAGAATGGCTTTTATCAAAGCGGATTCCACACTTCGCTTTACTGCAACTTACCTACAGCAGTTCCAGAAGTGCAAACCAAAATAGAAATAGCAGAATTAAGCGCAGAGAACTTTGCTATTTTCGGTGAAATGTACACCAAAGGCTTTGGCATGCCACACTCGTTAAGTGAGTATGTTACAGCTAACAACCAAATATTAGCGGAAAGTAGTCATTGGACGTTTTACCTCGCAAGTGTCGCGGGTGAGCCAGCTGGTGTTGGTGTTTTGTTTATCAAAGACGGGATTGCCACATTAGCTGCTTCAGCCACGGTTCCAACTTTACGAAACAAGGGTGTTCAAACGGCTTTGATTCAAAAGAGGATTCAACAGGCAATGGAGGCAGGCTGTCACCTAGTGGTTGGCCAAGCAGCCTTTGCAAGCGTGAGTCAGAAAAACATGGAACGTGCCGGGTTAAGGGTTGCTTATACGAATGGGGTGTGGGAGAAGTTGTAA
- a CDS encoding VOC family protein codes for MSFSIQKIDHVQLAMPRGEEEIARKFYEQILGFQEVEKPELLKKRGGVWFALGTVKLHLGVEEPFTPAQKAHPAFTVENIESMKQHLNNQGVEYLTDDNLPGANRIHVHDVFGNRLEFLEWES; via the coding sequence ATGTCTTTTTCTATTCAAAAAATTGACCATGTTCAGCTGGCGATGCCAAGAGGAGAGGAAGAGATTGCGCGTAAGTTTTATGAGCAAATTTTAGGCTTTCAAGAAGTCGAGAAGCCAGAATTGCTGAAAAAAAGAGGGGGTGTATGGTTTGCGCTGGGAACAGTGAAGCTTCATCTTGGAGTGGAAGAGCCGTTTACCCCTGCCCAAAAAGCTCATCCTGCTTTTACAGTGGAAAACATCGAATCGATGAAACAGCACCTAAACAATCAAGGAGTAGAGTACCTCACAGATGATAACCTCCCTGGTGCAAATCGAATACATGTTCACGATGTATTTGGCAACAGGCTTGAATTTTTGGAGTGGGAAAGCTGA
- a CDS encoding nucleoside hydrolase, which produces MRKKLLVFADPGIDDSLAIIYALMNPNLEIVGIVTSYGNVSKSQATANAYFLLQLAKQTHIPIIPGASRPVQQDELTFYPEIHGANGIGPISPPEDMKYSICPFDTIRQLVNKHAHNLIIVDFGRSTSLATAMILYHQEFMKVHSFYVMGGAFFVPGNVTALAEANFHGDPASSNHILNNAHNLTITPLNVTNNAILTPDMVEYLVKEADSPFEFLLTPIFDYYYQAYQKFAPGIEGAPIHDLLTVMLVDDPTIADYIFYDAKVIDGTIEAKGHSYIDVRPTSQSGKTRIAIKLNYDQFVENFFRVMLQR; this is translated from the coding sequence ATGAGAAAAAAATTATTGGTATTTGCAGACCCAGGTATTGATGATTCTTTAGCCATTATTTATGCATTAATGAATCCTAATCTCGAAATAGTAGGGATTGTAACTAGCTATGGAAACGTGAGTAAAAGTCAGGCAACGGCCAATGCCTACTTTTTACTTCAACTTGCGAAACAAACGCACATCCCCATTATTCCAGGTGCATCAAGGCCTGTTCAGCAGGATGAATTAACTTTTTATCCTGAAATACACGGTGCAAATGGAATTGGACCAATAAGCCCCCCAGAGGACATGAAATATTCCATTTGTCCCTTCGATACCATCCGACAACTTGTGAACAAGCATGCTCATAATCTGATTATTGTAGACTTTGGAAGGTCCACAAGCTTAGCAACAGCGATGATTCTTTATCATCAAGAATTTATGAAAGTACATTCTTTTTATGTTATGGGAGGAGCTTTCTTTGTTCCTGGCAATGTGACCGCTTTAGCCGAAGCCAATTTTCATGGAGACCCTGCTTCAAGTAACCACATCCTAAACAATGCCCACAATCTCACCATCACACCACTTAATGTTACTAACAACGCCATCCTTACCCCAGATATGGTGGAATACCTTGTAAAGGAGGCAGATTCTCCGTTCGAATTTTTGTTAACTCCTATTTTTGACTATTATTATCAAGCCTACCAAAAGTTCGCCCCTGGCATTGAAGGTGCCCCAATACATGATTTACTAACCGTCATGCTTGTTGATGATCCAACCATAGCGGACTACATTTTTTATGATGCAAAAGTGATAGACGGAACGATTGAAGCTAAAGGGCATTCCTATATTGATGTAAGACCAACAAGCCAATCAGGAAAAACGAGGATTGCTATCAAGCTAAACTATGATCAGTTCGTGGAAAATTTCTTTCGGGTGATGCTGCAAAGATAG
- a CDS encoding DUF5667 domain-containing protein, whose product MKKRVIIPLLFSGFLAFGTTVSAATEKVDGGVTPDQFFYTFDKLVEDLHLLITVNNEKETAILLSIAKERLAEAKEMNEAEKEEFFLEIIEDYIEKLEEAEEVVSELILEDEIDEERLEELQEEIEEATEVDDEIEEKLEDETKEELEEKREIIKQIPAVVNGLSKEKVKELRELGLGYGQISHVILLAATSGKTVDEIAALFNGEENKGFGEIAKELGFHPSELASGKKKKDEDKHEDEEDNDESEEENVKDEETNEEEDDEQQATDEDEDQAEEEEKEQASSKTGQTKRKEVKEKDEEKEERAREDKKEKEERAREDKKEKEEHAREDKKEKEERAREEKKEKEERAREEEEEKKEREREDEEEEEEREREDEEEEEEREREDEEDEEDEEDDDDDDDDEDEEEKRDREKGKKKKRDSDD is encoded by the coding sequence ATGAAAAAGAGAGTCATTATTCCATTATTATTTTCAGGTTTCTTAGCTTTTGGAACAACAGTCTCAGCAGCAACAGAAAAAGTGGATGGAGGCGTAACACCTGATCAATTCTTCTACACATTTGATAAGCTTGTCGAAGATCTCCATCTATTGATAACAGTAAACAATGAGAAAGAAACAGCTATTTTACTGAGCATAGCGAAAGAAAGACTTGCAGAAGCAAAGGAAATGAACGAAGCAGAAAAAGAAGAATTTTTTCTAGAAATCATTGAAGACTACATAGAAAAGCTAGAAGAAGCAGAGGAAGTCGTGTCAGAGCTTATTTTAGAGGATGAAATAGATGAAGAAAGATTAGAGGAGCTTCAGGAAGAAATAGAGGAAGCAACGGAAGTGGATGATGAAATAGAGGAAAAGCTAGAGGACGAAACAAAAGAAGAGCTAGAGGAAAAAAGAGAAATAATTAAGCAAATACCTGCAGTTGTGAATGGACTCTCCAAAGAGAAAGTAAAGGAGCTTCGTGAATTAGGCTTAGGATATGGCCAAATTTCACATGTGATTTTACTTGCAGCTACCTCAGGAAAAACAGTGGATGAAATAGCTGCACTTTTTAACGGAGAAGAGAACAAAGGATTTGGAGAAATAGCAAAAGAATTAGGTTTCCATCCGTCAGAATTAGCGTCTGGAAAGAAGAAAAAGGACGAAGATAAGCATGAGGATGAAGAAGATAACGATGAATCAGAGGAAGAAAACGTAAAGGACGAAGAAACGAACGAAGAGGAAGATGACGAACAACAAGCTACAGATGAAGATGAGGACCAAGCTGAAGAAGAGGAAAAAGAACAAGCTTCTTCAAAAACCGGACAAACTAAGCGCAAAGAAGTGAAAGAAAAGGACGAAGAAAAAGAAGAACGTGCTCGTGAGGATAAGAAAGAAAAAGAAGAACGTGCTCGTGAGGATAAGAAAGAAAAAGAAGAACATGCTCGTGAGGATAAGAAAGAGAAGGAAGAACGTGCTCGTGAGGAAAAGAAAGAAAAGGAAGAGCGTGCTCGTGAGGAAGAGGAAGAAAAGAAAGAACGAGAACGTGAGGATGAGGAAGAAGAGGAAGAACGAGAACGCGAGGATGAGGAAGAAGAGGAAGAGCGTGAACGTGAGGATGAGGAAGACGAGGAAGACGAGGAAGATGACGATGACGACGATGACGATGAGGATGAAGAGGAAAAACGCGATCGTGAAAAAGGTAAGAAGAAAAAGCGAGATAGCGACGATTAA
- the ptsG gene encoding glucose-specific PTS transporter subunit IIBC, protein MGGFVLKKVFGVLQKVGKALMLPVALLPAAGILLAFGNALGEENLLELMPFLGADWVQMVANIMNAAGGIVFDNLPVLFAVGVAVGLAGGEGVAALAAIIGYLIMNATMGVVLGVDDGMLKDPAYASVLGIPTLQSGVFGGVIVGILGAFMYNKYYNIELPSYLGFFAGKRFVPIVTAASAVVLGILMSFVWPPIQGGLNTLSESMINTNLTLSAFIFGVIERALIPFGLHHIFYSPFWFEFGSYTTEAGNLVRGDQAIFFAQLRDKAEITAGTFMTGKFPFMMFGLPAAALAIYHTARPEKKKVVGGIMASAALTSFLTGITEPIEFSFLFVAPVLFAIHTVFAGLSFMVMHILNVKIGMTFSGGVIDYLLFGVVPNRTDWWLVIPVGLVFSVIYYFGFRFAITKFNLATPGREDVEEDEDGTTPSTAGELPHDVLEAMGGKANISHLDACITRLRVSVNEISMVDKGRLKKLGASGVLEVGNNIQAIFGPKSDTLKSQIKDIIDGKTPRPAKSEPKEEVEQQIEEINPDALQTKSTEGGFVAPIKGEIKPLDDVPDQVFSGKMMGDGFAIEPSEGLVVSPVDGKIVNLFPTKHAIGIESDEGHEILIHVGIDTVNLKGEGFEALVAQGDTVTRGQELLKFDMDFIRENAPSLITPIVFTNLKDDEKVKVNKHGAVNLKEEGIVEVSKG, encoded by the coding sequence ATGGGAGGTTTTGTTTTGAAGAAGGTCTTTGGGGTTCTTCAGAAGGTCGGGAAGGCGTTAATGCTTCCGGTGGCGTTGTTACCAGCAGCTGGGATATTGCTTGCCTTTGGTAATGCGCTTGGCGAGGAAAATTTATTAGAACTGATGCCGTTTCTTGGTGCGGATTGGGTACAGATGGTAGCCAATATCATGAATGCTGCCGGGGGGATTGTGTTTGATAACCTTCCTGTTCTCTTTGCCGTAGGGGTTGCAGTGGGACTAGCTGGCGGGGAAGGAGTTGCCGCACTTGCTGCCATTATTGGTTACCTCATTATGAATGCCACAATGGGTGTTGTTCTCGGAGTGGATGATGGGATGCTGAAGGATCCGGCATACGCTAGCGTACTTGGTATACCGACTCTGCAAAGCGGTGTGTTCGGCGGAGTGATTGTCGGTATTTTAGGCGCGTTCATGTACAATAAGTATTACAATATTGAGCTTCCCTCTTATCTTGGATTTTTTGCAGGAAAGCGTTTCGTACCAATTGTAACCGCTGCCAGTGCGGTGGTTCTAGGGATTTTGATGTCCTTTGTGTGGCCACCGATTCAAGGTGGACTAAACACACTATCAGAAAGCATGATTAATACAAACCTGACGCTATCTGCGTTTATTTTTGGGGTCATAGAACGGGCATTAATTCCGTTTGGTCTCCATCATATTTTTTACTCTCCATTTTGGTTTGAGTTCGGCTCCTACACAACAGAGGCAGGAAATCTTGTTCGCGGAGATCAGGCGATTTTCTTTGCCCAGCTCCGGGATAAGGCCGAAATCACTGCCGGTACATTCATGACAGGAAAATTCCCATTCATGATGTTCGGATTGCCAGCTGCAGCACTTGCTATTTATCACACTGCTCGACCGGAAAAGAAAAAGGTCGTTGGTGGTATTATGGCATCCGCAGCATTGACTTCTTTTTTAACAGGAATTACAGAACCAATTGAATTCTCCTTCTTGTTTGTTGCACCAGTATTGTTTGCGATTCACACGGTATTTGCAGGACTATCTTTTATGGTGATGCATATTTTAAATGTGAAAATTGGGATGACCTTCTCAGGAGGTGTCATTGATTACCTGCTCTTTGGAGTGGTGCCTAACCGCACGGACTGGTGGCTGGTAATTCCTGTTGGGCTCGTATTTTCGGTTATCTATTATTTCGGTTTCCGTTTTGCCATCACAAAATTTAACCTTGCCACACCAGGTCGAGAGGATGTGGAGGAGGACGAGGATGGCACCACCCCCTCCACTGCTGGCGAGCTGCCGCATGATGTGCTAGAAGCGATGGGTGGAAAAGCAAACATCTCTCATCTGGATGCCTGTATCACAAGGCTTCGAGTTTCCGTAAATGAGATTTCGATGGTGGATAAAGGACGGTTGAAAAAGCTTGGTGCCTCAGGTGTGCTAGAGGTAGGCAATAATATTCAAGCAATTTTCGGACCAAAATCAGATACATTAAAATCACAAATCAAAGATATTATCGACGGAAAGACCCCTCGTCCTGCAAAAAGTGAACCAAAAGAAGAAGTCGAGCAACAAATTGAAGAAATTAATCCAGATGCGTTGCAGACAAAGTCCACAGAAGGCGGTTTTGTCGCCCCCATCAAAGGAGAGATTAAACCACTTGATGACGTGCCAGACCAGGTTTTCTCCGGAAAAATGATGGGTGACGGATTTGCGATAGAACCTTCTGAAGGGCTTGTGGTTTCTCCTGTAGACGGAAAGATCGTCAACTTGTTCCCAACCAAGCATGCAATTGGGATTGAGTCTGATGAGGGACATGAGATTTTAATCCATGTTGGAATAGATACCGTGAATTTAAAAGGGGAAGGCTTTGAAGCACTAGTTGCACAAGGTGACACAGTAACACGCGGCCAGGAGCTTCTGAAGTTTGACATGGACTTTATCCGTGAAAATGCTCCTTCCTTAATTACACCAATTGTGTTCACCAACCTAAAAGATGATGAAAAAGTAAAAGTGAACAAGCATGGCGCGGTGAATTTGAAGGAAGAAGGAATTGTGGAAGTTTCGAAAGGATAG
- a CDS encoding alkaline phosphatase, whose protein sequence is MRDDKRLENEKYDSSKRTFLKYFLAGSAVVALETTGIGRLTSFVSKAQAAEGVSPYKSVYPVGEGFPQSVASGDPTSSGMMLWTRIDPAKEEGFSTKEITSDVIYYLENPSEANDESLTESIEQGKFIMFEVSTTKDFSNVELKGFSPIWKDHDNVVRIDLDGQLAANKTYYYRFVTKKGYVSKTGTCKTLPEENSQVSSAKIGYISCQDYTNGYFSALGHMAEEDMTFFIHLGDYIYESVGDAAYQGNLKDRQIKLPSGQAKAFTKEDYRKLYQTYRGDKDLQKLHERHGMVATWDDHEFANDTYYPAIAPDDNLESDPTRRLIANQVWFEYMPARVPYDGTKSFEESIKIYRAVTIGNLANILLTDERLYRSSHPCGQETLDRYISGGCAGINSSSRTMLGKTQRDWFLNELKNASGTWKIWGNEVQVTQLKLLNRYANLDAWDGYAYERDVISQTIMNEKIKNFIALTGDFHTFEASYMQYKYEKDSEKYGVELMVGSVTSSNLRETLRNALNQAPDTSGPIPIEAADELINLVKGRLGEGAALTAEVLFKEIQQIVKADNPWIQLFDSTTHGYALLELTNAKATWTAYSVDNIEKPQSKKSLLWQCEVPNGEVKINVTQGQGLVPQ, encoded by the coding sequence ATGAGAGATGACAAGCGATTGGAAAACGAAAAATATGATTCGTCAAAGCGAACTTTTTTAAAATATTTCTTAGCAGGGTCAGCGGTAGTTGCACTGGAGACAACTGGAATTGGAAGATTAACTTCCTTTGTTTCGAAGGCACAAGCGGCAGAGGGTGTTTCTCCTTATAAGAGTGTGTATCCAGTTGGGGAAGGTTTCCCACAATCTGTTGCATCAGGAGACCCAACATCTAGTGGGATGATGCTATGGACGAGAATTGATCCTGCTAAAGAAGAAGGATTTTCTACAAAAGAAATTACGAGTGATGTTATTTATTATCTAGAGAATCCATCGGAAGCAAATGATGAATCTCTAACAGAGTCCATCGAACAAGGGAAATTTATCATGTTTGAGGTAAGTACAACGAAGGACTTTTCAAATGTCGAGCTAAAAGGATTCTCTCCGATTTGGAAGGATCATGACAATGTCGTTCGCATTGATTTAGATGGACAGTTAGCAGCGAATAAAACCTATTACTATCGTTTTGTCACGAAAAAAGGTTATGTGAGTAAAACTGGTACGTGTAAAACACTTCCAGAAGAAAACAGCCAAGTTTCCTCCGCTAAAATAGGCTATATTTCCTGTCAGGATTATACAAATGGGTATTTTTCTGCACTAGGTCATATGGCAGAAGAGGACATGACTTTCTTCATTCATCTCGGAGACTATATTTATGAATCTGTTGGAGATGCAGCCTACCAAGGAAATTTAAAGGATAGGCAAATCAAGCTTCCAAGTGGACAAGCCAAAGCATTTACCAAAGAGGATTACCGAAAGCTCTATCAAACGTATCGCGGGGATAAAGACTTACAAAAGCTTCATGAACGTCATGGCATGGTAGCAACCTGGGATGACCATGAGTTTGCCAATGACACGTATTATCCAGCAATTGCACCAGATGATAACCTTGAGTCAGATCCGACAAGAAGACTAATCGCCAATCAAGTTTGGTTTGAATACATGCCTGCACGTGTTCCTTATGATGGGACTAAGTCCTTTGAAGAATCCATCAAAATTTATCGTGCGGTCACCATTGGTAATCTGGCAAACATTCTTTTGACAGATGAGCGCTTATATCGTAGTTCACACCCTTGTGGACAAGAAACGCTAGATCGCTACATTTCAGGCGGATGCGCAGGAATCAATAGCTCTTCCCGCACCATGCTCGGAAAAACTCAGCGTGATTGGTTCTTAAATGAATTGAAAAATGCTTCTGGAACCTGGAAAATCTGGGGCAATGAAGTACAAGTTACCCAATTAAAATTGTTAAATCGCTATGCAAACCTTGATGCATGGGATGGGTATGCCTATGAAAGAGATGTCATCTCACAAACAATCATGAACGAAAAAATAAAGAATTTTATTGCATTAACAGGCGACTTTCACACGTTTGAGGCTTCCTATATGCAATATAAATATGAAAAGGATAGTGAGAAATACGGTGTTGAATTAATGGTTGGATCTGTTACATCAAGTAACCTGCGTGAAACGCTACGAAATGCTTTAAATCAAGCTCCTGATACGTCAGGTCCGATTCCAATTGAAGCGGCTGACGAGCTAATTAATTTAGTGAAAGGGCGCTTAGGTGAAGGAGCTGCATTAACTGCAGAGGTCTTATTTAAAGAAATTCAACAAATCGTCAAAGCAGACAACCCTTGGATTCAGTTGTTTGATAGTACAACACATGGATATGCTTTGCTGGAGCTAACAAATGCTAAAGCAACATGGACCGCCTATTCAGTGGACAATATTGAAAAACCACAATCTAAGAAATCGCTATTATGGCAATGCGAGGTGCCTAATGGCGAAGTAAAAATAAATGTGACACAAGGACAAGGACTAGTCCCTCAATAA
- the tatA gene encoding twin-arginine translocase TatA/TatE family subunit: MLQNIGIPGLIIILVITLLIFGPTKLPEIGRSFGVTLREFKKGTKDLMKDDEPTTEGNKKVEEKV; this comes from the coding sequence ATGCTACAGAATATTGGTATTCCTGGTCTTATCATTATTTTAGTTATCACGCTTCTTATTTTCGGACCAACAAAGCTACCGGAGATTGGCCGTTCATTTGGCGTCACCTTACGTGAGTTCAAAAAAGGAACGAAGGATCTAATGAAGGACGACGAACCAACAACAGAAGGTAATAAAAAGGTAGAAGAAAAAGTGTAA
- the tatC gene encoding twin-arginine translocase subunit TatC yields MEQTFFLAHIAELRKRLVKILLLYVLIFLISFFQVGKVYEWLMKNANLKLTVLGPSEILWVYFMLASICALAATIPFAAYQVWAFTNPALKPEERKSTAVFIPVLFFLFLAGVSFGYWVVFPKVFNFVVTLSEGMFETMFTAEKYFRFLFQLTIPLGLIFELPALVWFLTKIGLLTPMMMTKYRKFVYLAMVIVSAILTPPDLISQTFVLIPLILLYESSIMLCGWVYKKRQEDGSKASFA; encoded by the coding sequence TTGGAACAGACATTTTTTCTTGCGCATATAGCGGAGTTAAGAAAACGTTTAGTAAAGATTCTACTATTATATGTCCTAATTTTTTTGATTAGCTTCTTCCAGGTAGGGAAAGTGTATGAGTGGTTGATGAAGAACGCAAATCTTAAACTAACCGTACTTGGTCCTTCAGAAATATTGTGGGTATATTTTATGCTGGCGAGTATCTGTGCGCTTGCAGCCACCATTCCGTTTGCAGCGTACCAAGTTTGGGCGTTTACCAATCCTGCCCTAAAGCCTGAGGAACGAAAATCGACTGCGGTTTTTATCCCGGTATTATTTTTCCTTTTTCTTGCAGGTGTTAGTTTCGGCTATTGGGTAGTGTTTCCAAAGGTGTTTAACTTCGTCGTAACACTGTCTGAGGGAATGTTTGAAACCATGTTTACTGCGGAAAAATATTTTCGCTTTCTATTTCAGCTAACCATACCTCTAGGACTAATATTTGAGCTACCAGCCCTGGTGTGGTTTTTAACAAAAATAGGTCTCTTAACGCCGATGATGATGACCAAATACCGCAAATTTGTCTACCTTGCAATGGTCATCGTTTCTGCAATCCTCACACCACCAGACCTCATATCCCAAACCTTTGTCCTCATCCCATTAATCCTATTGTACGAATCTAGCATTATGCTTTGTGGATGGGTGTACAAAAAGAGACAGGAGGACGGTTCGAAAGCTTCTTTTGCTTAA
- a CDS encoding S41 family peptidase, whose amino-acid sequence MEKRNEVTKSEIVSLMAKALKDNYVFPDVADDMAKHIEMKLNQKEYESLDNQKDFCEKLTGDLREVSRDKHIIVRYNEQAKSVDQTRSKVEQQEEYQLKAQLDNYGFRKVERLPGNIGYIDLRGFHQPEYAAETAANAMNFVAHTDALIVDLRKNGGGYPEMVVFLTSYLFESETFHLNSFYLRTNESTRQFWTLPYVPGKKYGEKKPVYVLTSDRTFSAAEEFTYNLKNLNRATIIGDVTAGGANPGETHQLTKHISIFIPNGRAINPITQTNWEGTGIEPDMKTNNPYDAAYKLALEHVMKVRGEESPGSAFVVKEAEKAWTNLK is encoded by the coding sequence GTGGAGAAGAGAAACGAGGTTACAAAAAGCGAAATAGTTAGCCTAATGGCTAAAGCATTAAAGGATAATTATGTGTTTCCAGATGTTGCAGATGATATGGCAAAACATATTGAAATGAAGCTAAATCAAAAGGAATACGAAAGCCTGGATAATCAAAAAGACTTTTGTGAGAAGCTTACAGGAGACCTTCGAGAGGTTAGTCGGGATAAACATATAATAGTACGCTACAACGAGCAAGCGAAATCGGTGGATCAAACGCGAAGTAAAGTGGAGCAGCAAGAAGAGTACCAACTGAAAGCCCAACTAGACAATTACGGTTTTAGGAAGGTGGAGCGTTTGCCAGGAAACATCGGCTACATCGACCTTCGTGGGTTTCATCAACCAGAATATGCGGCAGAAACAGCTGCGAATGCCATGAATTTTGTGGCTCACACAGATGCGCTTATTGTTGATTTGCGTAAAAACGGCGGTGGCTATCCAGAGATGGTTGTTTTCTTAACAAGCTATCTTTTTGAATCAGAGACCTTTCATCTGAACAGCTTTTATTTAAGGACGAATGAATCTACAAGGCAATTTTGGACGCTACCTTATGTTCCAGGGAAAAAGTATGGGGAGAAGAAGCCGGTCTATGTTCTTACAAGTGATCGCACTTTTTCAGCGGCAGAGGAATTCACCTACAATCTAAAAAACTTAAACAGAGCAACGATTATAGGGGATGTGACCGCAGGGGGAGCAAATCCTGGTGAGACCCACCAGCTTACCAAACACATCAGTATCTTTATTCCAAATGGACGTGCCATCAATCCTATCACCCAAACCAACTGGGAAGGAACCGGTATAGAACCTGATATGAAAACCAACAACCCTTATGACGCCGCCTACAAATTGGCGCTTGAGCATGTTATGAAGGTGCGAGGAGAAGAATCTCCTGGCTCAGCATTTGTGGTCAAGGAAGCGGAAAAAGCATGGACGAACTTGAAATAA
- a CDS encoding class I SAM-dependent rRNA methyltransferase, whose translation MRQCLTVKVKSNFVKKYKSGYPLISKQSLINGDVLKEEGTLVNLVDERHQFLGKGYYGNQNKGYGWIVSNDPNEELDVTFFKKALEKAVSKRASLMKSKDTNAFRLFNGEGDGIGGFTIEYFDGFLVINWYSKGIYSFQEDILTALEGIISYKGIYEKKRFDTAGQYVEDDDFIRGKRASSPLIIKENGVNFAVHLNDGAMVGVFLDQREVRKTIRDKYAKGKTVLNTFSYTGAFSVYAALGGAVKTTSVDLAKRSLPKTIEQFNVNDIDEKTQSILVEEVFHYFKYAKKKNVKYDVVIMDPPSFARSKKVTFRAEKDYTDLVTDAIAITEKNGVIVASTNAATFGMDKFKGFIDQAFKTSNTKYKIVEEFTLPSDFATINTFKDGNYLKVLFIQLIG comes from the coding sequence ATGCGACAGTGTCTTACAGTAAAGGTAAAGAGTAATTTTGTAAAAAAATATAAGAGTGGCTATCCGCTGATTAGCAAGCAGTCCTTAATCAATGGGGATGTGTTGAAGGAAGAAGGCACACTCGTAAACTTGGTGGATGAGCGTCATCAATTTCTCGGCAAAGGGTATTATGGAAATCAAAACAAAGGCTACGGTTGGATTGTTAGTAACGATCCAAACGAGGAATTAGATGTTACTTTTTTTAAAAAAGCGCTCGAAAAAGCAGTATCGAAGCGGGCATCTCTAATGAAATCAAAAGATACCAACGCATTTCGTCTTTTTAATGGCGAAGGAGATGGAATCGGTGGGTTTACCATAGAATATTTCGATGGTTTTTTAGTCATTAATTGGTACAGTAAAGGGATTTACTCGTTTCAAGAGGACATTCTAACTGCACTAGAAGGCATCATCAGCTACAAAGGAATCTATGAAAAAAAGCGATTCGATACAGCTGGTCAGTATGTAGAGGATGACGATTTTATTCGCGGCAAGCGGGCATCATCCCCTCTGATCATAAAAGAAAACGGGGTTAATTTTGCTGTACACTTGAATGATGGCGCGATGGTGGGGGTATTTTTAGACCAACGCGAGGTGCGAAAAACGATCCGAGATAAGTACGCTAAAGGGAAAACAGTGCTTAACACCTTCTCCTACACCGGGGCTTTTTCGGTTTATGCAGCGCTAGGTGGAGCCGTTAAAACAACCAGCGTCGACCTGGCAAAAAGAAGCCTGCCAAAAACGATCGAGCAGTTCAACGTAAATGACATCGATGAAAAAACACAATCCATCCTGGTGGAAGAAGTGTTCCATTACTTTAAATATGCTAAAAAGAAAAATGTAAAATACGATGTCGTCATCATGGATCCACCAAGCTTTGCTCGCTCCAAAAAGGTTACATTCCGCGCGGAAAAGGACTACACAGATTTGGTCACAGACGCCATTGCCATAACTGAAAAGAATGGCGTCATTGTTGCCTCCACCAACGCTGCAACGTTTGGAATGGACAAGTTTAAAGGATTTATCGACCAAGCGTTCAAAACAAGCAACACCAAATACAAAATCGTGGAAGAGTTCACCCTCCCAAGCGACTTCGCCACCATCAACACCTTTAAAGATGGCAACTATCTAAAAGTCCTTTTTATTCAACTGATCGGTTAA